One Oscillospiraceae bacterium genomic region harbors:
- a CDS encoding S-layer homology domain-containing protein, with the protein MKRTFISIFLVVAFVFSAACIPISATDNYSDIVGHWAEAAIREWGDNGIITTFSDGFHPDEAITYGDWLNIYLKFFPGNGKPTDYVYANTVLTREAAIVVLANSFKYSSADATSTFKDNDSISAWAVESVAAMQNAGIVLGDDGYLNPKEALTRAEFIAMLDRCIVLYCASGTFSTDVDGNVIITKTGVTLHDMVIDGDLFITADNSDDAITL; encoded by the coding sequence ATGAAAAGAACCTTTATCAGTATCTTTCTTGTGGTCGCTTTTGTTTTTTCCGCGGCATGTATTCCGATATCTGCCACGGATAATTACAGTGATATAGTAGGTCACTGGGCCGAAGCGGCAATCAGAGAATGGGGAGACAACGGAATAATAACAACCTTCTCTGACGGATTTCATCCGGATGAGGCAATTACATACGGGGACTGGCTGAATATATATTTAAAGTTCTTCCCGGGCAACGGAAAGCCGACGGATTATGTGTATGCAAATACAGTATTAACCCGCGAGGCCGCTATTGTTGTGCTTGCCAATTCATTCAAGTATTCATCAGCAGACGCAACCTCGACCTTCAAAGACAATGACAGCATTTCCGCATGGGCAGTGGAATCGGTTGCGGCAATGCAGAATGCGGGCATTGTTTTAGGCGATGACGGTTATTTGAATCCAAAAGAAGCATTGACAAGAGCAGAGTTTATCGCAATGCTTGACAGATGCATAGTTCTGTATTGCGCAAGCGGTACATTTTCTACTGATGTCGACGGGAATGTAATAATCACCAAAACCGGAGTAACTCTCCACGATATGGTGATAGACGGAGACCTGTTCATAACCGCCGATAACAGCGATGACGCAATTACTCTTG
- a CDS encoding carboxypeptidase M32, whose protein sequence is MNKENALEKLKAYENTLFALNHAQGLIYYDGATTAPETSALIRGNTLGELSRISYELSTAPENIEMLEYLLSIKSELHPINAREAEELYRDYDIIRKIPIKEYVDYQKLISDADAVWHKAKENNDFASFEPYLQKIFDSNIRFSAYIDSTKKPYDIALDLYERGLTSEVCDAFFTNLRKKLVPLVHAVSEADQIDDSPLLQDFPVDKQRGFSSYLIDILGIDRRSCIISETEHPFTIQFSKKDVRITTHYYENQLSSSLYSVVHEGGHALYELGIGDELMNTCLEKGVSMAIHESQSRFYENIIGRSREFCELILQYLKRCFPKQLKDIDTDRFYKMINKSEPSLIRTEADELTYCMHIMIRYELEKAMFDGDIKAHDLPSEWNRLYKEYLGVVVPDDRHGVLQDSHWSNGNIGYFPSYAFGSAYGAQILDTMNKEINVYSEVKNKNIKAINEWNREHIWKYGSMYNPTELFKKVCGKFNPDFYIRYLQKKYSEIYGISI, encoded by the coding sequence ATGAATAAAGAAAACGCTCTTGAAAAACTCAAAGCATACGAAAACACTTTGTTTGCGCTTAATCATGCCCAGGGGCTGATTTATTATGACGGTGCGACAACAGCACCGGAAACCTCCGCTTTAATTCGGGGAAATACACTTGGAGAGCTATCAAGAATTTCATACGAGCTTTCTACGGCTCCTGAAAATATCGAGATGCTGGAATACCTGCTTTCAATAAAAAGTGAGCTTCATCCGATAAACGCACGCGAAGCGGAGGAGCTGTATCGCGATTACGACATAATAAGAAAAATCCCGATAAAAGAATATGTTGATTACCAAAAATTGATTTCAGACGCGGATGCTGTGTGGCATAAAGCCAAAGAAAATAACGACTTTGCTTCCTTTGAACCTTATCTTCAAAAAATATTTGATTCTAATATCAGATTCTCCGCGTATATTGACAGCACTAAAAAGCCATATGATATTGCTCTCGATTTATACGAACGGGGACTCACGAGTGAAGTATGTGATGCATTTTTTACAAATTTACGTAAAAAGCTTGTTCCGCTTGTACATGCCGTCAGTGAAGCCGACCAAATAGATGATTCTCCTTTACTGCAGGATTTCCCGGTTGATAAACAGCGTGGATTTTCTTCATATTTAATAGATATTCTCGGAATAGACCGCCGTTCATGCATCATCTCCGAAACGGAACATCCGTTTACAATTCAATTTTCAAAGAAAGACGTGCGGATCACAACTCACTATTATGAAAACCAGCTATCCTCATCACTATATAGCGTTGTCCATGAAGGCGGGCACGCTCTTTACGAGTTGGGTATAGGGGACGAGCTTATGAATACCTGTCTCGAAAAAGGCGTATCAATGGCAATTCACGAAAGCCAATCGAGATTTTATGAAAACATCATCGGACGCAGCCGTGAATTCTGCGAATTAATACTGCAATATTTAAAACGCTGCTTTCCAAAGCAGCTAAAAGATATTGATACGGATAGATTTTATAAGATGATAAACAAATCCGAACCTTCACTTATAAGAACGGAAGCAGATGAGCTTACTTACTGTATGCACATTATGATAAGATACGAGCTTGAAAAAGCAATGTTCGACGGTGATATTAAAGCGCATGACCTCCCTTCGGAATGGAATCGACTTTACAAGGAATATCTCGGTGTTGTTGTTCCTGACGACAGACACGGTGTGCTTCAGGACAGTCATTGGTCAAACGGAAACATCGGATATTTTCCATCTTACGCATTCGGATCGGCATATGGAGCGCAGATACTTGATACAATGAATAAGGAAATAAATGTTTACAGCGAAGTGAAGAATAAAAACATCAAAGCAATAAACGAATGGAATCGTGAACATATCTGGAAATATGGCAGTATGTATAATCCCACCGAGCTTTTTAAAAAAGTCTGCGGAAAATTCAATCCGGATTTTTATATAAGATATCTGCAAAAAAAATACTCGGAAATATACGGTATTTCAATATAA